The sequence AGCGTGGGCTGCACATCTTCACGGGGCCGGCAGACACCTGGTCGGACGCCCTCCGCATCGCCCGCGAGACCTGCGACACGGCCGCCGCCGCGCAGCAGGCGGGCTTCCCGCTCCCCCGCCGGCGCCCGGACGGCTGGGGAGCGCGCGGCCTGCGCCCCGGCTGGGTCTTCGACTGGCCTGCCGCGACCGTGGACACCTGGCCGTACGGAGGGACGAACGCGGCAGCGCGTTTCTGACCTTCTGACCGACTCTGCCTTTTTCTACGTATCCGTAAATCGGCGGTCCGTATGGAATCGGCAGCGATTCACTCCCTAGAATTTCGACGAAGCCCGAAAGGCCACCATGCAGGCAGGAACGGTTCATCCACAGATGATTCCCGGTTCCGGCCCGGCTGCGGTGCCGGCGATTCGAAGACCACCACCCCTTCGAAACCACTGCCACCGATCAGGCCATGGGCCGCGGCGAGAAAGCCCGCCGCGGCCCATGGTTCTCGGCGCAGACGCGTTGAGCGATCCGGGACGACGCCGACCCGCCCGGTACAGCCGGCGAAGGCGGGGTCCGGGGCAACCCGCGACACAACTACCGCCTCTTCGCGACGCGTCCGGGAGGCTGGGCAAACGTCGTGCCGTCGTGCGTGCGCACCTGCGGCGCACCGTCCAGAAGGGCATCGGCGACCCGGACCGCGTAGACCTCGGCCATGCGGCCGGCCACCTCGTCCGGAGTCAGCCACTCGACTGCCGTTGATTCGTCGGACAGTTGCTCGTAGCCGCCTTCGGCGCGGCAACGGAAGACCAGGGCGACGATGCCGCGCGACGAATTCTTGTAGACCCCGGTCAACCGGTCCACCCGCACCGTGATGCCGGTCTCCTCATAAACCTCGCGCCGGACACCGTCCTCTGGAGCCTCGGCCAGTTCGAGCACACCCCCGGGCGGTTCCCAGGCCCCGTTGTCGGCCCGCCTGATCACCAATACCCGGCCGTCCTCCCGGACGACGACTCCGGCCACGGACACGGAGTGCAACGGCGTTGACGAGCTCTCCGGCGCCACTGGGCAAACCTCTCGATTCATGGCCGACTCCGAATGAGGGCACGTCACCGGAGCTCGTGGATCACCCCAGTCACGCGCGATACGGATCGCGCAGTCCTCCGCGCCACCCAGCAGACCGCCGCACAGAACCAGCGCTCAC comes from Streptomyces sp. Mut1 and encodes:
- a CDS encoding NUDIX hydrolase, whose product is MNREVCPVAPESSSTPLHSVSVAGVVVREDGRVLVIRRADNGAWEPPGGVLELAEAPEDGVRREVYEETGITVRVDRLTGVYKNSSRGIVALVFRCRAEGGYEQLSDESTAVEWLTPDEVAGRMAEVYAVRVADALLDGAPQVRTHDGTTFAQPPGRVAKRR